Proteins co-encoded in one Erwinia sp. genomic window:
- the cdpA gene encoding Cyclic di-GMP phosphodiesterase CdpA (ID:JIFNMEKO_03367;~source:Prodigal:2.6) — protein MNQSGCSTNSQVVWPKLVDHYILVQGDALLTLAESQGDSATKQLPDTNDKAPPAEDRQEWFERLELMLKTEQLQLFLQPVVSCQHPGHILHHKVLARVEDLQGNSIVAGKFLPWIHRFGWSRQLDEIMFNKVFHWLQRHDGTLALSLSAETVLNLSLLNEMLSPLKSLPNIARRLILELDEHRLPDSEHFKKLNDLIGFYGCGIGIQHFGGRFDLIGNIAQWGLSYLKVDGRYIREIDKESDKQVFIQALYRATNSIALPLIAERVETAEELATLSAISIQGAMGLLVGEPSKS, from the coding sequence ATGAATCAGAGCGGCTGTTCCACGAACAGTCAGGTCGTGTGGCCAAAATTAGTTGACCACTACATACTGGTGCAGGGCGATGCTCTCCTGACACTGGCAGAAAGTCAGGGTGATAGTGCCACTAAACAGCTACCAGATACCAATGATAAAGCGCCTCCGGCAGAGGATCGCCAGGAGTGGTTCGAGCGTCTGGAATTAATGCTGAAGACCGAACAATTGCAACTCTTTCTACAACCCGTGGTGTCATGCCAGCATCCGGGACACATTTTGCATCACAAAGTACTGGCAAGAGTAGAGGACCTTCAGGGCAACAGTATTGTCGCAGGTAAATTCCTGCCCTGGATACATCGCTTTGGCTGGAGCCGTCAGCTTGACGAAATCATGTTTAATAAGGTGTTTCACTGGCTGCAGAGACATGATGGCACCCTGGCATTGAGTCTTTCCGCTGAGACCGTGCTAAACCTTTCGTTACTCAATGAAATGCTCTCACCACTGAAATCCTTGCCAAATATCGCTCGTCGATTGATTCTGGAACTCGATGAACATCGGTTACCAGATAGTGAACATTTCAAGAAACTCAATGACCTGATTGGATTCTACGGTTGCGGTATAGGCATACAGCATTTTGGTGGACGATTTGATTTAATTGGTAATATCGCACAATGGGGACTGTCTTATCTGAAGGTCGATGGTCGTTATATCCGGGAGATAGATAAAGAGAGCGATAAACAGGTGTTTATACAAGCACTCTACCGCGCGACAAACAGTATTGCACTCCCTCTGATTGCTGAACGCGTAGAAACTGCTGAGGAACTGGCCACCCTCTCCGCTATTAGTATACAGGGAGCTATGGGGCTATTGGTAGGCGAACCATCTAAATCCTGA
- a CDS encoding hypothetical protein (ID:JIFNMEKO_03371;~source:Prodigal:2.6), with the protein MKINASKIALLVCTAFALSACSTQGTKGPNVQIQPAPVAATPAKTGSVVSEQYVQRKGAIFSGVTIASTKDQCIDNFNFLKNADLEQYREYTEEYNTINQGYSFLNINKDIMGKDARRVYTMALNIKLETLCSKLQYSGFEAVRKKIEGLSAL; encoded by the coding sequence ATGAAAATTAATGCCAGTAAGATCGCCCTGTTAGTGTGTACAGCCTTTGCTCTGTCTGCCTGCTCCACTCAAGGTACTAAAGGTCCAAATGTGCAAATCCAGCCAGCGCCTGTGGCTGCAACACCAGCTAAGACAGGCAGTGTTGTCAGCGAACAATACGTCCAGCGCAAAGGTGCAATTTTTAGTGGTGTGACTATCGCATCGACCAAAGACCAGTGCATAGATAATTTCAACTTTCTGAAAAATGCAGATCTTGAGCAATATCGTGAATATACAGAAGAGTATAATACGATAAATCAGGGTTATTCTTTCCTCAATATCAATAAAGATATCATGGGCAAAGATGCTCGTCGTGTCTACACAATGGCATTAAATATTAAGCTGGAAACCCTGTGCTCCAAGCTGCAATACTCTGGCTTTGAAGCCGTACGTAAGAAAATTGAGGGTCTTTCCGCACTGTAA
- the recG gene encoding ATP-dependent DNA helicase RecG (ID:JIFNMEKO_03373;~source:Prodigal:2.6), with amino-acid sequence MTALRPDTIALSSLSGVGASLSAKLAKLGLHTVQDLLFHLPLRYEDRTRLYTIDQLQPNIHAMVEGTIRHSEIAFGRRRMLTCQISDGTGILTLRFFNFNAAMKNSFSPGKQLRAWGEVKRGQRGAEIIHPEYQLNNDHTVSALQETLTPVYPMTEGVRQTTLRNLTDQALTLLPQYAFPELLPAELAHQMLSLPEALRILHRPPADILLNDLENGQHPAQQRLIMEELLAHHLSMLAIKAGAQRDPALPLTLSHHLTDKLLASLPFSPTQAQSRVVDEIEQDLSKPYPMMRLVQGDVGSGKTLVAALAALVVIAEGKQVVMMAPTELLAEQHAENFRAWFEPLGIQVGWLAGKQKGKAREAQQEAIAAGEVSMIVGTHALFQQQVKFNNVALVIIDEQHRFGVAQRLALREKGIRQGFHPHQLIMTATPIPRTLAMTAYADLDTSTIDELPPGRTPVTTVAIADTRRDEVINRVNRACTEEKRQAYWVCTLIDESEQLEAQAAEVTCEALKLALPGLRIGLVHGRMKSSEKQKVMQAFSAASLDLLIATTVIEVGVNVPNASLMIIENPERLGLAQLHQLRGRVGRGATASHCVLLYKAPLTQSAQQRLQVLRDSNDGFVIAQRDLEIRGPGELLGTRQTGNAEFKVASLLRDQRLIPEVQRIARYLHQHYPQHAEALVMRWLPASQRYTNA; translated from the coding sequence ATGACTGCCCTCCGGCCTGACACGATAGCCTTGAGCTCCCTGTCAGGTGTGGGAGCAAGCCTGAGTGCAAAGCTGGCAAAACTCGGCTTACATACTGTACAGGATCTACTATTTCACCTCCCGCTGCGTTATGAAGATCGCACCAGGTTATATACCATCGACCAATTACAACCCAATATTCACGCCATGGTTGAAGGCACGATTCGGCATAGCGAAATCGCTTTTGGTCGCCGTCGAATGTTAACCTGTCAGATCAGTGATGGTACCGGAATACTGACTTTGCGGTTTTTTAACTTTAATGCCGCGATGAAAAACAGTTTCTCCCCCGGAAAGCAGCTCAGAGCATGGGGAGAAGTGAAGCGCGGGCAACGGGGTGCAGAAATTATTCATCCGGAATATCAGCTGAATAATGATCACACTGTTTCAGCATTACAGGAAACGCTAACTCCGGTTTATCCGATGACGGAAGGCGTACGTCAGACAACCTTACGTAATCTGACTGACCAGGCTCTGACTCTTCTGCCTCAGTATGCATTTCCTGAATTATTACCTGCTGAGCTGGCACACCAAATGTTAAGTTTGCCAGAAGCATTACGTATTTTGCATCGACCACCTGCTGATATTCTCTTAAATGATCTGGAAAACGGCCAGCATCCGGCACAGCAGCGTCTGATAATGGAAGAACTACTGGCACATCATCTTAGTATGCTGGCTATCAAAGCCGGTGCCCAACGTGATCCGGCTCTGCCTTTGACCCTGTCACATCATCTCACTGACAAATTGCTGGCCTCTTTACCCTTTTCTCCGACTCAGGCGCAATCACGGGTTGTAGATGAAATCGAACAAGATCTCAGCAAACCCTATCCGATGATGCGTTTAGTACAGGGAGATGTCGGTTCAGGTAAAACGCTGGTCGCCGCACTTGCCGCGCTGGTCGTGATTGCCGAAGGTAAGCAGGTCGTGATGATGGCTCCTACAGAGCTTTTGGCAGAGCAGCATGCAGAGAATTTCCGCGCCTGGTTCGAGCCGCTGGGAATCCAGGTGGGCTGGTTGGCTGGAAAACAAAAAGGCAAAGCACGAGAAGCACAGCAGGAAGCAATTGCAGCGGGTGAAGTCTCAATGATCGTCGGTACACATGCACTTTTCCAGCAACAGGTAAAGTTTAATAACGTCGCACTGGTCATCATTGATGAACAGCACCGTTTCGGCGTGGCTCAACGGCTGGCCCTGCGTGAAAAAGGAATACGCCAGGGGTTTCATCCTCATCAACTGATCATGACAGCAACCCCGATCCCAAGAACTCTGGCCATGACAGCCTATGCTGATCTGGACACCTCGACGATTGATGAACTTCCCCCTGGCAGAACACCTGTTACCACCGTTGCCATCGCCGATACCCGGCGTGATGAGGTTATTAATCGCGTTAATCGGGCCTGTACTGAAGAAAAACGTCAGGCCTATTGGGTGTGTACACTGATTGATGAATCAGAGCAACTGGAAGCTCAGGCAGCCGAAGTGACCTGCGAAGCACTAAAGCTGGCTCTGCCCGGGTTACGCATCGGACTGGTACATGGAAGAATGAAGTCGAGCGAAAAGCAAAAGGTAATGCAAGCATTCAGTGCTGCTTCTTTAGATCTGCTTATCGCTACCACAGTAATCGAAGTGGGCGTTAATGTGCCCAATGCCAGTTTGATGATTATTGAAAATCCGGAACGACTGGGGCTGGCGCAATTGCATCAGTTGAGAGGACGGGTAGGACGCGGTGCAACTGCCTCACACTGCGTTCTTCTATACAAAGCTCCTCTGACGCAAAGCGCCCAGCAGCGTCTACAGGTATTACGCGATAGTAATGATGGTTTCGTTATCGCCCAGCGCGATCTGGAAATCCGGGGGCCAGGTGAATTGCTCGGCACACGACAAACCGGCAATGCAGAGTTCAAAGTTGCCAGTCTGCTACGTGATCAACGGTTGATCCCGGAAGTACAGCGCATTGCCCGTTATCTTCATCAGCATTATCCCCAACATGCCGAAGCGTTGGTGATGCGCTGGCTACCGGCTTCACAGCGTTACACTAACGCCTGA
- the trmH gene encoding tRNA (guanosine(18)-2'-O)-methyltransferase (ID:JIFNMEKO_03374;~source:Prodigal:2.6), giving the protein MNAQRHARILEMLAARQHDLTVCLEQVHKPHNVSAIIRTADAVGVHEVHAVWPVNRMRTMVSMAAGSNSWVEVKTHPTMTDASQELKKQGMQILATHLSEHAVDFRDIDYTRPTCILLGQEKTGITDEALQLADQQIIIPMLGMVQSLNVSVACALILYEAQRQRQNAGMYQRQHCTLPQAEQQRRLFEGGYPVLARVAKQKGLPYPQINKLGEVIAPEEWWAAMQSPVRKR; this is encoded by the coding sequence ATGAATGCTCAACGTCATGCCCGCATTCTGGAAATGCTTGCTGCCCGGCAACACGATCTGACCGTGTGTCTGGAACAGGTTCACAAACCACATAACGTCTCCGCCATCATTCGTACTGCTGATGCTGTCGGTGTGCATGAAGTGCATGCTGTCTGGCCCGTTAATCGCATGCGCACCATGGTTTCCATGGCTGCCGGAAGTAATAGCTGGGTAGAAGTGAAAACACACCCAACAATGACTGATGCATCACAAGAATTGAAGAAACAGGGTATGCAGATCCTGGCGACGCATCTTTCTGAACATGCCGTCGATTTCCGTGATATCGACTACACCAGACCAACCTGTATTTTACTCGGGCAGGAAAAAACTGGTATCACAGATGAGGCGCTGCAGCTGGCCGATCAGCAAATTATTATTCCCATGCTGGGCATGGTGCAATCATTAAATGTTTCAGTGGCTTGCGCATTAATTCTCTATGAAGCTCAGCGACAGCGGCAAAATGCCGGAATGTATCAACGTCAGCACTGCACGTTGCCTCAGGCTGAACAGCAACGTCGTTTGTTTGAAGGCGGCTATCCTGTGCTGGCAAGGGTCGCAAAGCAAAAGGGATTACCTTATCCACAAATCAATAAGCTGGGTGAGGTTATCGCGCCTGAAGAGTGGTGGGCAGCGATGCAATCCCCGGTACGTAAAAGATGA
- the hlyA gene encoding Hemolysin, plasmid (ID:JIFNMEKO_03365;~source:Prodigal:2.6), which translates to MSGATTTEGSNGTQQHIVKFSTALTDTDGSESLSGVTFKGIPAGSIIIDSANNTSYTVGADGSYTFSNRKNAASLSGTLTVVSPLDAGNFQITAQASATESSNGSSATATIQADVSQYGYQVGTAAGETLNGTASNDLIIGDVSGLHIEPGKNYNIAFMADSSGSMSDASIASMKTQLKSVIDTLYSSAHSKNAGTVNVFFADFDSQVGITASVNLADANALNKLYAALDSMVSGGGTNYEDVFKTTANWFDSDMVKSNVGTNLTYFITDGNSTFHQENERESVVTYSSKYGSTQQTLTIDAINYQLGKEVYQTIAGASRMVIDSDGNVYQYSSSRWGLTSSVIGQVHAQGDGTYEISTRGGFGYSESATTDANSVAGYNALSKVSSVEAIGIGDDLNSTSLQRYDSDGTVLTNIDASKLSEAILSTTKPFSGGADTINGGDGNDILFGDAVTLDGISGNGLQALQAYVASKSGLQSTPTVEQVQKYITTHSAEFDRSSSLDGNDVLNGGKGDDILFGQGGNDTLNGGEGNDILYGGAGNDVLIGGKGDDILIGGAGADTFKWMAGDTGHDIIKDFNSNEGDKIDLSDLLGDVKSGADLSRYIRITETTKGTATIEVSTHGTFKDSNGGTTDVAITVDHYTGSLPSLDSLVAKPENH; encoded by the coding sequence GTGAGTGGTGCGACGACAACGGAAGGGAGTAATGGTACCCAACAACATATCGTCAAGTTTAGTACTGCATTGACAGATACTGATGGTAGTGAATCGCTTTCCGGCGTTACTTTCAAAGGTATTCCTGCCGGAAGTATTATCATTGATTCAGCGAATAATACTTCTTATACCGTGGGGGCAGATGGCAGTTATACTTTTAGCAACAGAAAAAATGCGGCATCGTTATCAGGTACTCTGACGGTGGTCTCCCCGCTGGACGCAGGTAACTTCCAGATTACGGCCCAGGCTTCCGCTACTGAGTCCTCCAATGGCAGTAGTGCAACGGCTACGATACAGGCTGATGTATCACAATATGGGTATCAGGTAGGGACTGCGGCGGGTGAGACGCTTAACGGTACTGCCAGTAACGACCTGATTATTGGTGATGTCTCTGGTCTGCACATTGAACCTGGTAAAAATTACAATATTGCATTTATGGCAGATTCGTCAGGGAGTATGTCTGATGCGTCTATAGCAAGTATGAAAACGCAGTTAAAGAGTGTGATCGATACGCTTTACAGTAGCGCACACAGTAAAAATGCTGGCACAGTTAATGTTTTTTTTGCTGATTTCGATAGCCAGGTAGGAATAACGGCTTCGGTTAATCTGGCCGATGCCAATGCGTTGAATAAACTCTATGCAGCTTTAGATTCTATGGTGTCTGGTGGTGGAACCAACTACGAGGATGTATTCAAAACTACAGCTAACTGGTTCGATAGCGATATGGTGAAAAGTAATGTTGGTACGAATCTGACCTACTTTATTACTGACGGTAACAGCACCTTTCATCAGGAAAATGAGCGAGAGTCTGTAGTGACCTACAGCTCCAAGTATGGTTCGACACAACAGACCTTAACCATTGATGCTATCAATTATCAACTAGGTAAAGAAGTTTATCAGACTATCGCAGGCGCTTCGCGCATGGTGATTGATAGCGATGGTAATGTTTATCAGTACAGTAGCTCCCGGTGGGGACTCACCAGTTCGGTAATCGGTCAGGTACATGCTCAGGGAGACGGTACTTATGAGATCTCTACGCGTGGCGGATTTGGTTACAGTGAAAGTGCGACCACGGATGCTAATTCTGTTGCTGGCTATAATGCGCTTTCTAAAGTCTCCAGTGTGGAAGCGATTGGTATCGGTGATGACCTGAATAGTACCAGCCTGCAACGTTATGATTCAGACGGTACCGTGTTGACCAACATAGATGCATCAAAACTTTCTGAGGCAATTCTTTCCACTACTAAACCGTTTTCCGGTGGTGCCGATACCATCAACGGTGGTGATGGTAATGATATTCTGTTTGGTGATGCAGTGACTCTTGATGGCATATCTGGTAACGGCTTGCAGGCCTTACAAGCTTATGTCGCGAGTAAATCAGGATTGCAATCGACACCGACAGTTGAGCAAGTACAGAAATATATCACGACACACAGTGCAGAATTCGATCGTTCCTCCTCACTGGATGGTAATGATGTACTCAATGGCGGTAAGGGAGACGATATTCTCTTTGGTCAGGGAGGGAACGATACGCTCAATGGCGGAGAAGGCAATGATATTCTCTACGGTGGTGCGGGTAATGATGTGCTGATTGGTGGTAAAGGTGACGATATTCTGATTGGCGGTGCCGGAGCAGATACTTTTAAGTGGATGGCTGGCGACACCGGGCATGACATTATCAAAGATTTTAATTCCAATGAAGGGGATAAAATCGATCTGAGTGATTTGTTAGGTGATGTGAAATCCGGTGCAGATTTGAGTCGTTATATTCGCATAACCGAAACAACAAAAGGTACCGCCACTATCGAGGTTAGTACACATGGTACTTTCAAAGACAGTAATGGAGGTACAACAGATGTGGCGATCACGGTGGATCACTATACCGGTTCATTACCATCACTGGACAGTTTGGTGGCTAAACCAGAGAATCATTAA
- a CDS encoding hypothetical protein (ID:JIFNMEKO_03370;~source:Prodigal:2.6): MAHAIKHYVYIVALVIASALLLTPALYADWNFKQIIPRTEQIYGPASADALQRILNWQRLIESEKKDDEKDQLKRVNQFFNDNVRFLSDQIVWHQEDYWATPIEALRKGAGDCEDYAIAKYMTLRQLGVPSEKLRITYVKAIRLNQAHMVVTYYTDPSAVPLVLDNLTGNIELASQRTDLIPVYAFNG, translated from the coding sequence TTGGCACATGCAATTAAGCACTATGTATACATAGTCGCGCTGGTAATAGCTTCAGCGTTATTACTGACTCCTGCACTGTATGCTGACTGGAATTTTAAGCAAATTATCCCGCGTACTGAGCAAATTTACGGGCCAGCATCTGCTGATGCCTTGCAGAGAATCCTTAACTGGCAACGTCTGATCGAAAGTGAAAAAAAAGATGATGAAAAAGATCAGTTAAAAAGGGTTAACCAATTTTTTAATGATAATGTCCGTTTCTTATCTGACCAGATTGTCTGGCATCAGGAAGATTATTGGGCTACTCCCATTGAAGCACTGCGTAAAGGTGCTGGTGATTGTGAAGACTACGCAATAGCTAAATACATGACATTACGTCAGTTAGGCGTACCCAGCGAGAAGCTACGCATCACCTATGTTAAAGCAATAAGGTTAAATCAGGCTCATATGGTCGTCACTTACTATACCGACCCTTCAGCTGTTCCTCTGGTACTCGATAACCTGACAGGCAACATTGAACTGGCATCACAACGGACTGATTTAATTCCTGTTTATGCCTTTAATGGTTAG
- a CDS encoding hypothetical protein (ID:JIFNMEKO_03372;~source:Prodigal:2.6): MQNIVNYDFSSKTKAVARILLLTQLSLPLFMAFPSLSHANALSENMLETLVGMQSVSVNTTKSEAHSTAVSTITSNVNNANFSTGQVLDTVSGIQALMGEPADIMTPQVWDNGSSDEMSTTIQGIDAFVIKPRMLDKKETVKVEAKKPSKVKKSRIKKSNTKKVKPKKTMPVNAE, from the coding sequence ATGCAAAATATTGTTAATTATGATTTTTCCAGTAAAACAAAAGCGGTCGCCAGAATATTACTGCTTACTCAGCTCTCTCTACCTTTATTTATGGCTTTTCCATCGCTTAGCCATGCAAATGCATTATCAGAGAATATGCTCGAAACCCTGGTTGGAATGCAGTCAGTTTCTGTCAACACTACTAAGTCGGAAGCACATTCAACTGCTGTTTCCACGATCACCAGCAATGTGAATAACGCTAATTTTTCGACAGGACAAGTCCTGGATACGGTAAGTGGCATTCAGGCACTCATGGGTGAACCTGCGGATATCATGACGCCCCAAGTATGGGATAATGGTTCTTCAGATGAAATGTCCACAACGATTCAGGGCATTGATGCTTTTGTCATCAAACCTCGTATGCTCGACAAAAAAGAAACTGTCAAAGTGGAAGCGAAGAAACCGTCCAAAGTAAAAAAATCACGGATCAAGAAAAGTAATACAAAAAAAGTCAAACCTAAAAAGACTATGCCCGTTAATGCAGAGTGA
- a CDS encoding hypothetical protein (ID:JIFNMEKO_03366;~source:Prodigal:2.6), producing MFYIQKDGKGEIIRVDDEPFAGMTAYSAEDTPEIQDWYRTHLQQSDLEMVRVLEDLIQVLMEKGVLSITDFPAAAQMKLIARAQAREVLNGSLTRLIGDDEGTMP from the coding sequence ATGTTTTACATACAAAAGGATGGTAAAGGTGAAATTATCAGGGTTGATGATGAACCTTTTGCTGGCATGACCGCATATTCTGCTGAAGATACGCCTGAAATTCAGGACTGGTACCGTACTCATCTGCAACAAAGTGATTTGGAGATGGTCAGGGTTCTGGAGGATTTGATTCAGGTTTTGATGGAGAAAGGTGTGCTCAGTATTACTGATTTCCCTGCTGCGGCACAAATGAAGCTGATTGCCCGTGCACAGGCAAGGGAAGTGTTGAATGGCAGCCTGACGCGATTGATCGGTGATGATGAAGGTACGATGCCCTGA
- a CDS encoding hypothetical protein (ID:JIFNMEKO_03369;~source:Prodigal:2.6) — MSLYKQLLIAIILFILLIFSGSFFLGLENSRDQSIKQLESHAQDAATALGLALTPNIDDPATRELMVNSIFDSGYFASITLRDVKTQQILLKRETSPRIPDVPVWFVNLVNLRPAYGDAIVMRGWEQAARVEVVSHPLFAV; from the coding sequence ATGTCGCTATACAAACAACTTTTAATAGCCATCATACTGTTTATACTGCTTATTTTTAGTGGCAGTTTTTTCCTCGGGTTGGAAAACTCGCGCGATCAATCGATTAAACAGCTTGAGTCGCATGCTCAGGATGCAGCAACAGCTCTGGGCCTCGCTCTCACGCCCAATATAGATGATCCGGCAACGCGTGAGCTGATGGTCAATTCAATTTTTGATAGTGGCTATTTCGCCAGCATCACGCTGCGTGATGTGAAAACACAACAGATCCTTTTAAAACGCGAGACCTCACCGCGCATACCTGATGTACCCGTGTGGTTTGTTAACCTGGTCAATCTTCGACCTGCATACGGTGATGCTATCGTTATGCGTGGCTGGGAACAGGCCGCCCGTGTTGAAGTAGTCAGTCATCCTTTATTCGCAGTGTAG
- a CDS encoding hypothetical protein (ID:JIFNMEKO_03368;~source:Prodigal:2.6), producing MGPDGTVIARDVADYRALSLVEAVIALRRHPFGLQAPEEPLHRGIIPAVTPATHALLYPTAPQTLPVLTAGIVAALIAVEHHACWLTPKLPGHLQCFDREGRVRRRRYRPAHRFAGEQIQHCCQISPAFSRPDIRHIAAPDLIRRGNRELPVEMVRYFNVFVPAAFEFMRRDLATGDIQLFHQLTGQPSPESDALSADHRGDTSRASRATTGVPDFTDETPFNGTLGVRIPAIFTNVAITASVNTEQPAQWRYRVVRPQTVYYRELFRESDIKSAVAFFRISFSISRRCIRFLISLSSVCSGVRGSPGGVFPWRSIRNDFTRRLMAERLTFIALAASP from the coding sequence GTGGGGCCGGATGGCACTGTAATAGCCCGTGATGTAGCTGATTATCGCGCTCTGAGCCTCGTTGAAGCTGTTATAGCCCTTCGTCGGCACCCATTCGGTCTTCAGGCTCCGGAAGAACCGCTCCATCGGGGCATTATCCCAGCAGTTACCCCGGCGACTCATGCTCTGCTTTATCCGACAGCGCCACAGACCCTGCCGGTACTGACGGCTGGTATAGTGGCTGCCCTGATCGCTGTGGAACATCACGCCTGTTGGCTTACCCCGAAGCTCCCAGGCCATCTGCAATGCTTTGACCGTGAGGGCCGAGTCCGGCGACGTCGATATCGCCCAGCCCACAGGTTTGCGGGCGAACAGATCCAGCACTGCTGCCAGATAAGCCCAGCATTTTCCCGTCCAGATATACGTCACATCGCCGCACCAGACCTGATCCGGCGCGGTAACCGCGAACTGCCGGTCGAGATGGTTCGGTATTTCAATGTGTTCGTTCCCGCCGCGTTTGAATTTATGCGCCGGGACCTGGCAACTGGCGATATCCAGCTCTTTCATCAGCTTACCGGCCAGCCATCGCCCGAGTCTGACGCCCTTAGCGCTGACCATCGTGGCGATACTTCTCGCGCCAGCAGAGCCACCACTGGCGTTCCAGACTTCACTGACGAGACTCCGTTTAACGGCACGCTCGGCGTCAGAATCCCTGCCATTTTTACGAATGTAGCGATAACTGCTTCGGTGAACACCGAACAGCCGGCCCAATGGCGCTACCGGGTAGTGCGCCCTCAGACTGTCTATTATCGTGAACTGTTCAGGGAGTCCGACATCAAGAGCGCGGTAGCCTTTTTTAGGATTTCATTCTCCATTTCAAGGCGTTGTATCCGTTTTCTCATTTCCCTGAGTTCAGTCTGCTCAGGCGTCAGAGGCAGCCCCGGGGGCGTTTTCCCCTGGCGCTCGATACGTAACGATTTTACCCGGCGGTTGATGGCGGAGAGGCTGACGTTCATCGCCTTAGCCGCCTCGCCGTGA